Part of the Calliopsis andreniformis isolate RMS-2024a chromosome 12, iyCalAndr_principal, whole genome shotgun sequence genome, CGTCGAAACTCTGGGTCGAAGTCTTAAATCTCGTGGAACGGCTGAAACTAAGTTTCGCGACCGTCTTTACGAGGGCTCCTTAACAGCGTCGGGACGCGAGGAAGGAAGGAGCCCTATGCGAAAACGACGACTCCGATCGTAAGACTTTAACGCAGCTATTTCGCGTTTCTGCGCAGAGGGAAGATGAACGAGATGGAGCAGATCCCCGAAGGCTGAGAGCGAGCGGATCCTCGATATGACCGGCTGGAGAATGCAGCCGACTGCATCGGCGCTCGGCGTCATCGCCATCCTCTCCGTCATGATCACTGCCACGGCGTCAGGTGAGCACCCTCTTTCGCTGTCTTTTCATCCCTTTACCAGGAATTTTTACTAGCCACTTGTGTGCTACTTCCGGGGAAGATGTATATCTGGCTCTTGCTTAGCGATATGCTTGTTCAACTTTGAGGGAAATTGAGTGTTCTAGAAGGTAGTAACTTTGTTTTACTTTGTGAGCTCCAAATTGTGGTGTCCAAAATTTTCTTCATAACAAAACTTTACAATATTGTAGTGATATATTACTACAGCACTGGTAACTTCGAAAACTTTGTTCTGTAGCCAGAAAGTGTAAAGTTTATTAAGTTTAAGCTTCAATGAGAACTTGCAGCACTTTTTTTTCTGAAGTAGGAAAATAAGGAATTTGCATGGCTTTAGTGGATATGTACGCAGAATAGCGTTTCCCGAAAACCCGTCGGAACATCGAGACAACGGGTTAATTTTCCTTTGTTGTTACATCCGTGGCCAGTTAAAAGCTCTTCTATATTGGTCCCCTCTGTTCCCCCGTCGACCGAATTTTCCTAACGAACGCGATTATTTACTCGGTTCGTACACGTACCGCTACGTAAGCGATTCCGACACGGCCACCAGATAAACGCTTCGATCGTTTACCGCGCTCGATCGTTTGGACGGGAAAAAAATACATAACACGGAGAGATCACAGTTCGTCGCTTTTTATGACGCGGTTCGCGGGCCGGAAATAATCTCTGAAATTCGTTTACGCGCAAACAACGCGCGAGTACCGAAAATCAATCGTGACTGCAGTCGAAAATGGGACATTGTCGGATATTTTTGACAGAACGTGATGGAAAGTTGTGTTACAATGATATACTAGATATATATTTCCTCTGTTAGTCCAAATTTAATTCCATGTGACACGGTTTTTCAAACTATTTGCCAAGTTccccaatttttcattttcttttaatgAGACCGATTCTCGAAAATTTCTCTTGAAAAACTATCtcttcttcatcctcaacaacaaatcgagTTACTCAATCAAAACTTtccaaaaataatttttctactCGCGTCCCATCATTCAGACCTGTAATAAACTTGTCTATAATGAACATTTTCCAGTAGCCTCGAAAAAGGATATAAAATGATAATCGCAGAAAGGATGAAAGCGTTCAAACGATTCCATCGCGAAAGTACTTCTTCGAATCAGGCAGTTCGCGCGTGTTGTAAATTCACTGACAACATCAGCAAATTATGATCGATGAACTATGCTTCTACGATCAAACGAGGTTACGTGACCGATCATTCGTACCTTGGTCTGTAATTATGGCGAAATTAGCACGACTTTTTcgtttcaaccctcattcctgttcTACTTTTTTCGCGAATCAACGTGCACGTTGCAAGGAACTTCATTTCGTGCATTGTGGAAGAAATTGTGTTTTGCTGCTTTGATATTGCGAGTAATGAAAGATCGTTTCAAAAGTTTGTGTGTCGGTCGTTTTTGTTAAAATTTTCCCAAGTACGTGGGGTTCAGGAACTTCCAACCGAAATTACAGAATGTTGTCAACGAGGTACTTTTAGAAAAAGGGGTGAATTTTTACAAAGTTTGTCGGGCTAAAAAATTCGAAACTTCTTCTCCAGAGAAACTGTACTCAATACTCGCATTTTTCGTTGTGTGTTCAAAATGAAATTCCCGCAGCAATATTTTTTTCGGGAACGTGGGAATACGCCAAGGTCTCTGAACAAAGAAATTAGATGGCATTGTTACCGCGCGCGCAGCGTCTGGAATTTTTCCGGGCGCAGTAGATATTTCGCTCGAGAAGGGCATTCCACCGCAGAAGAATGCAACGAAATTTTAATCCCTCCTGTAATTTCGCCATTAAATGACGCGAGTCACGCGGCCCATAGCGAAGATTTCTCAATTACTCTTTGCGCGTTTAATACCGTGACATAGTAACTGGAGCTCCAGAGTTGCCTTCTCTACGATGATCAAGCTGATGTTTATTAAAAACCTTTCCAGATGCTGGCAGATCTTATCTCATTTCCAGTCTATTTCTTTTTATAGAGATCGAGGCGTTTTTTCTTTGTACAAAGTCAACTCGAAGGACTGCTCGCTAGAGTTTCTCCCGTTGTTACGTCCCGCCATCGATGCATCTTTCAGTACCCATCGGAAAGTGACGTTTTATCATCGCACGAAAGCGACTCGGTTCCCTGCGTTTCATGAATGTGTAACTCTCTCCACGGCGGAGCACCGCTCGACGAGGAACGGCGCGTGGAGCAGATAACAAGCGGAGGAGAATATTGTAGCCCTCGGGCACGGTGCTCTGTACTTTTCAGGACTTTGAAGAGAAATGCGCGTCATTTGTAATTTTACGTCGAACAGGATCTCGCGAGCAATATACCCGTTACCTACTCCCTTTCTCTGCAGGTGGAGGatgtaggttgagtatcgacTTTTTCCTTTTCTGTCCCCTCCCCCCGAGCACTCCTCCCTTGAGCCTGGAACACGTACGAGCGATTCGCTCCCGTCAAATTTGTGTTTTATCTTCCGTTTAATGCTGTTACTGGCTTTCACAGTGGTGCATGAGGTGTTCACTGAGACGTGACAGAGGAAAGGGTGGGTGGTTGCAAGAAAAACAAGCGAAACGTGTGCAATCGATTTTTGTCTATAATTCAGAGGAAGCGAGTTACAAAGGTTTATATTTCGGATCCTAAAGAAAGTAGATCCTCAAAGCACACTTTCCCCGAGAGTCACGATCAAAGAGAAAGTCCACGATCAAcaaaatccttattcctctgtcgtaGAAACGGAGAGCAGCGCCATCGAGCACAGTATCAATCCTCTGGCGGTCGCTGAAGAGGATCGACGGGTCCAGGAGAACGAGAGGACCGCGAACAACAGCGACTCCACCTTTCCAACAGTTCCAAGCCACCGAAACGACACTGCCAGCGAGATGACACTACCCAGAGATTCCACTGGCGTTCCTATAACCTTCGACATGACAAACATTTCGCGAATCGATTCGAAAACAAACGTCGAACCTCTACGGGATCAAAGCGACTCTTTCCCTTCCCCCATGGCATTGAACGACGCCCACGATGGAGAGCGTGACCTGTTGGGAGCGGAGCAGAGGCTAGCAGAGCACGGTAGCTCAGGGAGCAAGCTACAGGACACGAGCAGGGATTACCAAACCTCGACGAGACCGAGTCGAGCGGAAATCGAATCGAATGTTGGCCTCAGGGACGGTCAGTCAGTCGATGCAAAAATGAGGGACCTGTTAGACGATATCCAGGTGGACGACGAGGGACTGTCGAACGTCGTTGAGCACGAGGACACCGAGGTGGGCGGTTTCCAGCACCAGAAACACAACAGAGACTCCCTGGGCCTCACGGTGACGTCGATGAAGGAGCTAGCGACGGAGCAGTGGCCTATGGAGCAGAAAAACGTGGAAGACATCAGGGCAATCTCGTTCCAAGTGCCATCACCCATCGACGTGTTGCCCGAGCGGCAGGAGACTCGTCAGCAGGGGGAGGAGGCAAGAAAGCTCGTAGAGCCGAAGAAAGATCATTCCAGGCCGGTGAACAATCTCCTGCTGGGCGGCGGCAAGTCCACCAAAGGCTTCTACGAGATAAAACCCTCGATCAAGACCGAGATGGAGAATGAGCACGATCAACAGCTTCCCAGCACCACGCAGAGGAGCCTCGCTGGCAGGAAGTTCGTGCTTCCCAGCGTAGACAGCGCCTTCGGCAAGTTCGGCCCTTACTTCGAGGACGGCGATGAAGAGATGAACATCACGGCTAGGATCGGGAGCACCATGCTACTGGACTGCAAGATTGGCATGCTTGGGGATAAGCAGGTGAGTGGTCGAAGGTCTCTTCCATGACGAAATTTACTTGATGACTAAATTTGCTCTTACCTAGGGCTGTCTTCGTGTTCATTTTTATCGAGTCTCTGGTTTTTATGTCATCTGGAAGCTGAAAGAAAGGGTGTATGTGTCAGAGTTGAGAAGATGGAGATCTTGACAAGTTCCAAGATTAGCTACTCTCATTATCAATGTAGAGGGAAGTGACTTGATATGTCCATGTCAAATAGGAGAATAGTTTGCTGACTCaaagttattaaataatttctaatCATTTTATTGAAAAAGCTTCTGCGAGTTGGTTTAAAACgtttcatattttaaaattgCTTTCCATAACTTATTAAATTCTTCCCCTATGATCTTCAAATGGGATCTTTAAGGATTCTCAAGAATTAGGGAACTAAGTGATTGgaagtatttaaaatttttatatatttcttttcaTGGGACCTCGCGATTAATTTCTACAATGTCTAGCTAACAGAAATATCTGGGCTGTCACAGTAAGAATGTCCCAGACCACCGAATGAGTTCCCATTCCAGTAGTCGATAATGAGACAGTGCTTAAAGAATTTCATGTTTATTTTTGAACACGAGACAGAAATGCCGCGTACCGCGGAGAATGCTTAGTCACCGCGCCGCGGTTTTTTCATTCAGCGTTGAAGAAGTGCGCGACATTTGCTTTGTCGTCGCGAAAGTTTATCTATTTTGCGCTCGCGTCGTCCCTCTCGTCCTCTTCCTCCCATTGCCTTTCAGCTACCCTTATTATTCCGTCGCTTTTACGAGGGCGTGTCTGATGCAAGTCGGAAAATAGGATGGGCGATGACATGATGAAAAACCGGCTGCAACGGCcttgttatatttttatgatcACCGCGCGTTGCACGATAGAAGAGGTCCCTCAGATGAAAATGATGAAGAGAGGCGAGAACACGGATCAATTTTATTCTTTCGGCCTTTGCCACCCTTCGTTACATACTGGCTGACACGCGACGGTACACCATCCCCTGAAAATCGTCGGTCTGTCTATTTGTACGCGGCGCGCCATGTAACTGGTGCGCTTGCACTTCGAAGACCTTTTTGTCCGCTGGACGAGGAAAATAGTAGGTAACGATGACGAATGGGATCATACGTTACAGTTTCCTGCCTGCTCCTCCAAGTCAAACATTTTGCTGCGTTGAATCGGGAATATTGAGATTGATATGTAAACATTGAACGACGTAATTCTATGTAGACAGCTCTCAGAGACATATCACGAGCCACTGGTTACTGAATACTAAATCCCTTCGTTCCCTGCGCGAAACAGAATATCCACTGTATAACGCGAAGCGCTTTGACCTAGAATAATATTCAAGATTCGAATAACTTGAGGCATCCCTTACTTTAAGACAACAGCATCTCAGCGACTCACTGTCCCGCGAGGGCGCATCAAACAGTCCTCTGTTCAGAGAAAGAACCTCAACTCAggccatcgtaatgatcgtttaAGTAGAAACTCTGGAAAGTTTCTGCTCGCTCGTTCGCCTTGAAATGCGACTGGAAAATCGGAGAATGAGTACGGAAACACGAACGATCGCGATTCGTTAGCGTCGTGCGCTCAGGCGAGCAACTTTTCGCATCGTAATCAGAACGACTCCCATCGAACGCGTTTTTCTTTGCCTCTGGTTTCGTCGACGGGAGAGAAACGCTCGGTCGGTTTTAGATTCCAGATGGATTCATGTTCGCCGGAATACGTAATGCGAAACCGATTCCAAGAAGGAAATGTAGCGACCTCAGTCGTACGAGCGGATACGCCTCGAGAATATCGAGCGAGCTCTCGACCCGCGGAGTTAATCGCGAAACAACAACGGGACTGGCCAGCCTATTTTTTGATGCGCCGAATCTCTGCTGCGACTTTGATACGATAGATCAAAATTCCAACCACATAATTTATCTAGGAGAAGTTTTATATGACTCACGATACTTCAGTGCTCAAAGGAAAAGTTAGATATGGTGTTTATCTATTTTCCCCTAAGTTTAATGAATCTGTGGAAGCGCGGGAATCCTCTTGAATTATTATGCATACACTGTTGATGGTATTTAGAAAGCATTTCAAACACAGGGCCCTCGTTAAATGCACCCTATTTAAAATCGCTACGAGCACATGGTCCGTTTGCAGTCGATTAATTAACAATTCCGCCGCGTGGATTCTACGGGACATTTGCATAAAACGTTGCTCGCTTAATGGCTTATAACTTTCTGCCGTGTTCAAAGCCGAACGTTCACGTAATATCGCGTAACAGAGGCAACGTGTGAACGATATACCGTTCAGGCTATTATTGAGCATATTTGGGTGGGTGCAGGTTGGTTTAATGTCAACGCGAgatactatttaatctgttaaaTTTTCCCGGCTGCACCAGCGATAAAATCGTTTAATCCTGAATCAGAAAAGATGTTATAGACTTTGTCATTTCAGAACTTTATACGGTtctaatattataataaacatcCTTAGAATATAAAAGGAAAGCGATACCATCTGTGACGATCCTAAAAGGTTACCACTCCCAGTCACCCACAAATGCTTCCATTAAAGTGTCAAAAAAATCAGCAATTACGTAACAGTTATGCTAAACACAAGAAAAGTAGTTGTATAGGGTAGGGAGGAAATTCCCTTCGCGTCCTCCACCTTTTTACTCTCAGAGGGAGAGCCTGATAAACTCGTCGTCGTTTCTCTGGATCTGTATCCCTCCATCGCGACACTCGACACGTACGGCACGAAATCGAGTTCTCCGAGCGAAAGGTGGAGAGAAAAAATGACGGTCGAGCGGCGAGAAGAGCAATGAAAAGGTGACCCGAGGGAGCGAGAGGCTAAAGCCGGTCTTTCTCGAACGCTTAGCGAGAAATTGCTCGTTGCATTCATTCGCGAGGGACGATTCCCTGGCGAAAGGTCTTCTCGATTCCTCGCCgcgaaattattaattttcgaCGAGATCCCGTTTAATTTCGCTCGCCCGTCGGAGACAATGCGACGACGTCTTTTCCCTGCAGCGGAGGCGTTGCCTCCCCTCGCGCTATATCCGTGATTTACGAGGCAATAACGAAGAATGCTTTCTGTGTGGCGATTCAGGTGACGTGGGTGCAGCAGCACAACAAGGACTCCTTTCGACTGCTCACCGTCGGCAGGATGCCGTACAGCGTGGACCAGAGGATCAGCTTGAATTTCCGGTAAGAGAAACTCTCAAGACAAAGATCTACTAttcaattatttgaaaattaaattgaaaattcTGTTACGTGAAATTTCATTTCTTATAGAACTGAGGGAACAATAGTAATAGTCGTCAATTTTGCTTCTAAGTTTAAAAATGAATGGTCAAAGCATTTGGAATGTGCAAACACTGTCGCTAGGGGGTTGAAGTTTCTATGTCCGTCGATGCTCTATCGATATCAAGCAAATGAAATTTTCTATCTGTTTGACTCCGCAGGTACCCGAGcaattggagattgcagatccaGTACGCTACCCCGAGGGACTCGGGCCTGTACAAGTGCCAAGTTGCGACGCATCCACCGCTGGTTAAAAAGATTAACGTCGTCGTCACGGGTGAGTCAACCTTTTTCTCGTGTCTCTGGCCCTCGCCGAAAAAGTGCACCGATGCGTTTGACAAGTTTCATTTAAGCTGAATGTGCCGTGAACGTCGTTGGAAACTGGAGAGGCTCGTTCAGTATTTGCTTATTGATGAAAGTGACGGAGAGCTTTCAATTTACCTCGTTCTATTAGTAAAAGGATAGACGATGGGGTGTGGTATTAAAATAATCATTCCTAGATTAGTTAAATTAGATAAAATAATCCTATACTGTTTCGAATATTATACATTTATTCGATGTCTGACTATAACCAGTCCTATTCTACTGGCGATCCCTGAGTCTAGCTTGGAACCATTTGTAGCGTACTTGCATCATTTATCGAATCTGGCTGACCATGTATGGGTCGTTACCACTTCCAGTGACCATACTGTTTCGTATATTTTCTAACAACACTCTCCCTCAGTTCATCAATTCACTTTCAAAAGAAGTTCATTCTTATTGTTAGTAAAAGAGGTCTTGGTCCATTCTCGACGGTCCACAGAAAAATTGTCCTCCAACTCAAGGAATCCTCCCCCCACAATCCCTAACGCAATTAGACAAGCCCCAAAACGTTCCAATCCACTCTGCAGGACCATTTAACCCGGACACCCTCTCGATAAAGAACCAACGTGTCGACACAGGGGAACGTAAACAAAACCGCGTGGCGCGCAAACAAAATTTCGCCCGTGGACCACGGAAGCCACTTTTCCCTTATCCCATTTTCCCCGGTCGTGTCCATCGAGCATCTTTCCTCCGACAGAAAATCCCATCGACGTTAGAGGAGCGAATCTCGGCTGGGACGAAACGAAGAACGAGCACGAGCTCCAGGACAGAGGTGCTCAGGGGGGTGACATTCGGGACTGAGAAAGGTATGGAAAGGGTTAGGTTCGGGATAGGTATAGCCCAATGGCTCTCGCGTATCCCCAATCCCCTTACGTCGCCAATTCGGTGCAATGGAAACCCGCATTTCCTCGGCTAAAGCGCCCCGTGGCCGGTAATCTGATCTGATCCGAAGAGGGCTGGCCGTCGAACAAAAGCCGCCGTAAGGACCAAGCAGGGCAGAACAAACCCGGATAGACCGTCGCTGTTACACGACTCCTTCCCTCCCCTGTCTCTGCCCGTCTTCCGACACCACCCCCGTCTGCTCTCCGTCCATCGCTCGCTGGAATTTCTTTGACCCCTTTCTGCGGTCCTCCAAGTTGACGAGGGCGGCAGGAAATTCAGGGATATCGCGGCTGGGTAATTTCGGCGTGGGAGGATCGATGAGCGACGGTTTTTGGCTCCCGATTAAGTAAGTATCAACGGAGGGCCGCCTCCCTCGGACAGTGGTTAACCGAGGGAATGGAGACATTGGCGGAGTGATTGATCGTGCTACTTAATTCGCTCGAAACGATTGCATTGTTGGAATGGGGATGGCTGAGGGACAGCACTCGTTGAATCGCGATTTACGGTGACGCAACGTAAGAGAAGAAGTCGAAT contains:
- the LOC143185942 gene encoding uncharacterized protein LOC143185942 encodes the protein MTGWRMQPTASALGVIAILSVMITATASETESSAIEHSINPLAVAEEDRRVQENERTANNSDSTFPTVPSHRNDTASEMTLPRDSTGVPITFDMTNISRIDSKTNVEPLRDQSDSFPSPMALNDAHDGERDLLGAEQRLAEHGSSGSKLQDTSRDYQTSTRPSRAEIESNVGLRDGQSVDAKMRDLLDDIQVDDEGLSNVVEHEDTEVGGFQHQKHNRDSLGLTVTSMKELATEQWPMEQKNVEDIRAISFQVPSPIDVLPERQETRQQGEEARKLVEPKKDHSRPVNNLLLGGGKSTKGFYEIKPSIKTEMENEHDQQLPSTTQRSLAGRKFVLPSVDSAFGKFGPYFEDGDEEMNITARIGSTMLLDCKIGMLGDKQVTWVQQHNKDSFRLLTVGRMPYSVDQRISLNFRYPSNWRLQIQYATPRDSGLYKCQVATHPPLVKKINVVVTAPELTITDDSGRVVPKERHLKAGSALKLRCEARDVLESLQESVIWTRGDETLTEDVSENRTMEISAGKEVLVIVSTLIVERASPRHAGNYSCVVPGKAKTTIAVHVLNGELPAAVHDGNGVSRAFLNLWLIHLTMSYVFSR